The Vicia villosa cultivar HV-30 ecotype Madison, WI linkage group LG1, Vvil1.0, whole genome shotgun sequence genome includes a region encoding these proteins:
- the LOC131617821 gene encoding ENTH domain-containing protein C794.11c-like, translating to MGNLLLDQIKKQTTNFLLEKYKSARMTFTDVTGAELLAEEATNKEDCSPDAKTMTKIAEASFDLDEYWRIVDVLHRRLYNIDWDQWRQSYKALVLLEFMLTHGPIDFAREFQCDAEIIEELGNLTYIDKRGFNWGSRMQNLTNEILKLLQGGEALKEARLKALKITNEIQGFGSGSSLNSPTSTVSSPSSFSSDQLGSPGSSSFCSFSTNSSPKNVDEKHLWNGPAIEEILIDSDVDADDDDFDGEDGKPKGFVSEICSKIIGGNNRGKIEFRCISDVGKKVPKKCYDRQYSLWF from the exons ATGGGTAATTTATTGCTAGATCAAATTAAAAAGCAGACAACAAATTTTCTACTAGAGAAATACAAATCTGCTAGGATGACATTTACAGATGTTACAGGAGCTGAATT GCTAGCTGAGGAAGCAACAAACAAAGAAGATTGCAGCCCTGATGCAAAAACAATGACAAAAATTGCTGAGGCATCTTTTGATCTTGATGAATATTGGAGAATTGTTGATGTTCTTCATAGAAG GTTGTACAATATTGATTGGGATCAATGGAGGCAATCTTACAAAGCATTAGTTCTTCTAGAATTCATGCTCACTCATGGTCCTATAGATTTTGCTCGAGAATTTCAATGTGATGCTGAAATTATTGAAGAACTAGGAAATTTGACTTATATCGACAAAAGAGG GTTTAACTGGGGAAGTAGAATGCAAAACCTAACTAATGAAATACTAAAGCTTTTGCAAGGTGGAGAAGCTCTAAAAGAGGCACGTTTGAAGGCACTGAAAATAACAAATGAAATACAAGGATTTGGAAGTGGAAGTTCATTGAACTCTCCAACATCAACAGTATCATCACCTAGTTCATTCTCTTCTGATCAATTAGGATCACCAGGATCTTCATCATTTTGCTCATTTTCTACCAATAGCAGTCCTAAGAATGTGGATGAAAAACACCTTTGGAATGGTCCAGCAATTGAAGAGATTTTGATTGATTCTGATGTTGATGccgatgatgatgattttgatggAGAAGATGGAAAACCAAAAGGATTTGTAAGTGAAATATGTTCAAAGATTATTGGTGGTAATAATCGTGGAAAGATTGAATTTAGGTGCATTTCTGATGTTGGAAAGAAGGTTCCTAAAAAGTGTTATGATCGCCAATATTCACTTTGGTTTTAA